In Tenacibaculum pacificus, a single window of DNA contains:
- the pckA gene encoding phosphoenolpyruvate carboxykinase (ATP) — protein MTNLDAKTISIENLGIKDATVRYQLTSDELHDITIEKEQGENTSSGALAVKTGEFTGRSPMDRFIVKDDITKDEIWWGDINLPFDSAKFDKLYDKVTNYLSEKEVFVRDSYACADEDYKLNIRVVNEYPWSNMFAYNMFLRPTAEQLKGFSPEWTVINAPGFMADPEVDGTRQHNFAILNFEKKIALIGGTGYTGEIKKGIFSALNFILPVFKNTLPMHCSANVGKEGDTAIFFGLSGTGKTTLSTDPNRSLIGDDEHGWTSENTVFNFEGGCYAKVIDLSKDKEPEIYAAIKRGAILENIVTDAKGDVDFNDTSITQNTRVSYPIHHIENIQTPSTGKNPKNIFFLTADAFGVLPPISKLTPGQAAYHFISGYTAKVAGTEAGVTEPLPSFSACFGAPFMPLHPTRYAEMLSEKMKAADVNVWLINTGWTAGPYGVGHRMKLKYTRAMINAALNGELGEVNKENYHIHSVFGLAQPRQCPGVPTELLSQRKAWDNDEEYYKTAHKLADSFRANFKQFEENANDEILAGGPPTVK, from the coding sequence ATGACAAATCTTGATGCAAAAACGATATCGATAGAAAACTTAGGAATTAAGGATGCTACGGTTCGTTATCAATTAACATCAGACGAATTACACGATATAACTATTGAAAAAGAACAAGGAGAAAACACTAGTTCTGGAGCATTAGCTGTAAAAACAGGAGAATTTACTGGACGTTCACCAATGGATCGTTTTATCGTTAAAGACGATATTACTAAAGATGAAATTTGGTGGGGAGATATAAATCTACCTTTCGATTCAGCAAAATTTGACAAACTTTATGATAAAGTAACTAATTATCTTTCTGAAAAAGAAGTTTTTGTACGTGATAGCTATGCGTGTGCAGATGAAGATTATAAGTTAAATATTAGAGTAGTAAACGAATATCCTTGGAGTAACATGTTTGCTTATAACATGTTTTTACGCCCAACTGCAGAACAATTAAAAGGTTTTTCTCCAGAATGGACTGTAATTAATGCACCAGGTTTTATGGCAGATCCTGAGGTTGACGGAACACGTCAGCACAACTTTGCTATTTTAAACTTCGAGAAAAAAATCGCTTTAATTGGTGGAACTGGTTATACTGGTGAAATTAAAAAAGGAATTTTTTCTGCTTTAAACTTTATCTTACCTGTGTTTAAAAACACGTTACCAATGCACTGTTCTGCAAATGTTGGTAAAGAAGGTGATACTGCTATTTTCTTCGGATTATCAGGAACTGGAAAAACAACCTTATCTACAGATCCTAATCGTAGTTTGATTGGTGATGATGAACATGGTTGGACTTCAGAAAATACTGTATTTAACTTTGAAGGTGGTTGTTACGCTAAAGTAATTGATTTATCTAAAGATAAAGAGCCAGAAATTTATGCAGCTATTAAAAGAGGAGCAATTCTTGAAAATATAGTTACAGATGCTAAAGGTGATGTAGATTTTAATGATACATCTATTACACAAAATACACGTGTAAGTTACCCAATACATCATATTGAAAATATTCAAACACCATCAACAGGTAAAAACCCTAAGAATATATTTTTCTTAACGGCTGATGCTTTTGGTGTATTGCCTCCAATATCTAAGTTAACACCAGGTCAGGCAGCGTATCACTTTATTTCAGGTTATACAGCAAAAGTTGCTGGTACTGAAGCAGGTGTTACTGAGCCATTACCAAGTTTTTCTGCTTGTTTTGGAGCACCATTTATGCCATTACACCCAACTCGTTATGCAGAAATGTTAAGCGAAAAAATGAAAGCAGCTGATGTAAACGTTTGGTTGATAAACACTGGATGGACTGCAGGTCCTTATGGAGTTGGTCATAGAATGAAACTTAAATACACTCGTGCTATGATTAACGCAGCATTAAATGGTGAATTAGGTGAAGTTAATAAAGAAAATTACCATATACATTCTGTATTTGGTTTAGCACAACCAAGACAATGTCCTGGAGTTCCTACTGAATTATTAAGCCAACGTAAAGCTTGGGATAATGATGAAGAATATTATAAAACAGCACACAAATTAGCAGATTCATTTAGAGCTAACTTCAAACAGTTTGAAGAAAATGCAAATGATGAAATTTTAGCAGGTGGACCACCAACTGTTAAATAA
- a CDS encoding DUF423 domain-containing protein — translation MYKNLTITSVLGVIAVILGAFGAHSLKGKLSAEALQSFETAVRYQFLHVLVLLFVNTFKEFNIKQKNSISLLLILGILLFSGSIYAIYLFEVPVKSIWFITPLGGVLLIIAWVLMTFQFVKKALKSE, via the coding sequence ATGTATAAAAATTTAACAATTACATCCGTATTAGGAGTTATTGCAGTCATTTTAGGGGCTTTTGGAGCTCATTCTTTAAAAGGAAAATTAAGTGCAGAAGCCCTACAAAGTTTTGAAACTGCAGTACGATATCAGTTTTTACATGTCTTGGTATTACTTTTTGTAAATACGTTTAAAGAGTTTAATATTAAGCAAAAAAATAGCATTAGTTTGCTGTTAATATTAGGAATATTGCTTTTTTCAGGTTCAATTTATGCAATATACTTATTTGAAGTGCCAGTTAAATCAATTTGGTTTATTACTCCTTTAGGTGGTGTTTTACTAATAATAGCTTGGGTTTTAATGACTTTTCAGTTTGTGAAAAAGGCTCTTAAATCAGAATAA
- a CDS encoding WG repeat-containing protein — protein MKLKLTLAFIIVSSFYANAQNFFIVKNQDLYGVVNNKGLEITPTKYNSIEPYNKVRKGWAKVNLKNKIGFIDKFGKEIVEAVYDSIGEFGIYQKKWALIKEEDKLGFIDNSGQKVINTKFDEIYNFDLYRRGWALVKIKDKFGFINKKGNTIVRIKYTEIDQFDKYRKGWARVSIDNIKYGFIDKSGKEIIPPIYDNIDSFIKIKESE, from the coding sequence ATGAAATTAAAATTAACACTAGCTTTTATTATTGTTTCAAGTTTTTACGCAAATGCTCAAAATTTTTTTATTGTCAAAAATCAAGATCTTTATGGTGTCGTAAATAATAAAGGTTTAGAGATTACACCTACAAAATACAATAGTATTGAACCATATAATAAAGTAAGAAAAGGATGGGCTAAAGTAAACCTTAAAAATAAAATTGGGTTTATTGATAAATTTGGTAAAGAAATTGTAGAAGCAGTTTATGATTCTATTGGAGAATTTGGTATCTACCAAAAAAAATGGGCACTGATAAAAGAAGAAGATAAATTAGGATTTATTGATAATAGTGGTCAAAAAGTAATAAATACCAAATTTGACGAAATTTATAATTTTGACCTATATAGAAGAGGTTGGGCTTTAGTTAAAATTAAAGATAAATTTGGTTTTATTAATAAAAAAGGAAATACAATTGTTAGAATAAAATATACCGAAATAGATCAGTTTGATAAATATAGAAAAGGTTGGGCTAGAGTTTCTATTGATAATATCAAATATGGTTTTATTGACAAATCTGGGAAAGAAATAATCCCCCCTATTTATGATAATATTGATTCTTTTATCAAGATAAAAGAATCTGAATAA
- a CDS encoding B12-binding domain-containing radical SAM protein yields the protein MAINTLLITPPFTQLNTAYPATAYIKGFLNSKDVKATQMDLSIELFTAVFSKEFIDAIFKQAEMLGNADFPLVVKQKQAYIDKVDTVMNYLRAQEVTAAYQIVHKDFLPHGHRRIKLAKDLTTEFGKLGILDKAKHIATLFIEELGDFINANVDEFFSFTRYAEQLGRSASSFDIIDEFLEYETTLIEDEMLYLLEEKIKEESYDLICFTVPFPGNLFSALRCAQFIKQQYPKIKIAVGGGYCNTELRRLSDPRIFNFVDFITLDDGEAPLLKITEFLDGKITEQALERTYICKNNEVIYANKIPNTIFHHKNLPAPSYIGLPTNKYLSFLDVMNPMHRMWSDGKWNKLTISHGCYWKQCSFCDVTLDYISNYENTTADDLVNKIEKIISETGVTGFHFVDEAAPPKMLRALANKLLERKVYITWWTNIRFEKTFTSELCSLLSKSGCIAVTGGLEVASDRLLARMKKGVDIGQVARVTKAFSDENIMVHAYLMFGFPTETDQETIDSLEVVRQLFQHNCIQSAFWHMFACTSHSPVGKDPDAFEIKITGPEFKGFAENDLYHEDPTGAEHHLYSQGLNTALNNYLNYKGFEIPLYDYFDFKVPKTTQEPNLIEGFLKA from the coding sequence ATGGCTATCAATACACTTTTAATAACACCACCTTTTACACAATTAAATACGGCATATCCTGCAACTGCATATATCAAAGGGTTTTTAAATTCTAAAGATGTAAAAGCAACGCAAATGGATTTAAGTATAGAGCTTTTTACAGCTGTATTTTCCAAAGAATTTATAGATGCTATTTTTAAGCAAGCCGAAATGCTTGGCAATGCCGATTTTCCTTTGGTAGTAAAGCAAAAACAAGCTTATATAGATAAAGTGGATACTGTTATGAATTATTTGCGAGCGCAAGAAGTTACAGCTGCTTATCAAATAGTACATAAAGATTTTTTACCTCACGGACACAGACGTATAAAATTAGCCAAAGATTTAACTACCGAATTCGGAAAATTAGGGATTTTAGACAAAGCAAAACATATTGCAACTTTATTTATAGAGGAATTAGGTGATTTTATAAATGCAAATGTAGATGAGTTTTTTTCATTTACACGTTATGCTGAACAATTAGGAAGATCGGCTTCTAGTTTTGACATTATTGATGAGTTTCTTGAATATGAAACAACATTAATAGAAGATGAAATGTTATATCTTTTAGAAGAAAAAATAAAAGAAGAATCGTATGATTTAATTTGTTTTACTGTGCCATTTCCAGGAAATTTATTTTCCGCTTTGCGATGTGCTCAATTTATAAAACAACAATATCCAAAGATAAAAATAGCCGTGGGTGGCGGTTATTGTAATACAGAATTAAGGCGTTTATCTGATCCAAGAATTTTTAATTTTGTAGATTTTATTACTTTGGATGATGGTGAAGCTCCATTATTAAAAATAACAGAATTTTTAGATGGAAAAATAACAGAACAAGCTTTAGAAAGAACTTATATCTGTAAAAATAATGAGGTTATTTATGCAAATAAAATTCCCAATACTATATTTCATCATAAAAACTTACCTGCGCCGAGTTATATCGGCTTGCCGACAAATAAATATTTATCGTTTTTAGATGTAATGAATCCGATGCATAGAATGTGGTCAGATGGAAAGTGGAATAAACTAACTATTTCCCACGGATGTTATTGGAAACAATGTTCTTTTTGTGATGTTACATTAGATTATATCAGTAATTATGAAAATACAACTGCTGATGATTTAGTTAATAAAATTGAAAAAATAATATCAGAAACAGGTGTTACAGGTTTTCATTTTGTTGATGAAGCTGCTCCGCCAAAAATGTTAAGAGCTTTAGCTAATAAATTATTAGAAAGAAAAGTATATATTACATGGTGGACAAATATTCGTTTTGAAAAAACTTTTACTTCCGAACTTTGTTCTTTGTTATCAAAATCAGGATGTATTGCCGTAACAGGAGGTTTAGAAGTTGCTTCTGACAGATTGCTTGCTAGAATGAAAAAAGGTGTAGATATTGGACAAGTAGCAAGAGTAACCAAAGCTTTTTCTGATGAAAATATTATGGTTCATGCTTACTTAATGTTTGGATTTCCTACCGAAACCGATCAAGAAACTATTGATTCTTTAGAAGTTGTACGTCAGTTATTTCAACATAATTGTATTCAATCTGCTTTTTGGCATATGTTTGCTTGTACGAGTCATAGCCCTGTAGGAAAAGATCCTGATGCTTTTGAAATTAAAATTACAGGACCAGAATTTAAAGGTTTTGCCGAAAATGATTTATATCATGAAGATCCAACAGGAGCAGAGCATCATTTATATAGTCAAGGATTAAATACGGCATTAAATAATTACTTAAATTATAAAGGATTTGAGATTCCGTTATATGATTATTTCGATTTTAAAGTCCCAAAAACAACACAAGAACCTAATTTAATTGAAGGTTTTTTGAAAGCATAA
- a CDS encoding cytochrome ubiquinol oxidase subunit I, which produces MEDMLFYDRLQFAFTITFHYIFPQLTMGLSLLIVYFKWKYLRNNIEKYNNAAKFLMKIFAINFTMGVVTGIPMEFQFGTNWAKFSELTGGIIGQTLAMEGMFSFFLESSFLALFIFGEKLMGQKLHFLTGFLVFLGSWASGWFILATNAWMQHPVGREVLENGKFVLENFGDLFTNPWLLPAFLHNQVASVTTSAFVVTSIGAFYILRNKNLEYGKLFLKTGVIFGLIASLVLAFPTGDWNAKNVAKYQPASFAAMEGIFKTEEAGAEIVLIGQPNMVEKKLDNKIAVPNVLSFLTYQEWDKQVPGMDQFKKEELPDNIPALYYSYHIMVGLGTIFIGIMGLAVFFLYRKKLYTFKPLLWVLMFLVPFPYIANITGWYTAELGRQPYLVYGLLKTSDGISPTVSSGNTLFTLLGFVALYILLGILFLILVGKTIHQGPKHQTH; this is translated from the coding sequence ATGGAAGACATGCTATTTTACGACCGATTGCAGTTTGCATTTACAATCACGTTTCATTATATATTCCCACAATTAACCATGGGATTGTCTTTATTAATCGTTTATTTTAAGTGGAAATATTTAAGAAATAACATTGAAAAATATAATAATGCTGCAAAATTTTTAATGAAAATTTTTGCTATTAATTTTACCATGGGCGTAGTTACAGGAATTCCGATGGAATTTCAGTTTGGTACTAACTGGGCAAAGTTTTCAGAATTAACAGGTGGAATTATCGGGCAAACATTAGCTATGGAAGGCATGTTTTCCTTCTTTTTAGAATCTTCTTTTTTAGCTCTTTTTATTTTTGGTGAAAAACTAATGGGTCAGAAACTTCATTTTTTAACGGGTTTTTTAGTCTTTTTAGGTTCTTGGGCAAGTGGATGGTTTATTTTAGCTACCAACGCTTGGATGCAACATCCCGTAGGGCGTGAAGTTTTAGAAAACGGAAAATTTGTATTAGAAAATTTTGGTGATCTATTTACAAATCCGTGGTTATTACCTGCTTTTTTACACAATCAAGTTGCCTCAGTTACCACCTCTGCTTTTGTAGTGACAAGTATTGGTGCTTTTTATATTTTAAGAAATAAAAATTTAGAATACGGAAAATTATTTTTGAAAACAGGTGTTATTTTTGGTTTGATTGCTAGTTTAGTTTTAGCGTTCCCTACGGGAGATTGGAATGCCAAAAATGTAGCAAAATACCAACCTGCATCTTTTGCGGCAATGGAAGGGATTTTTAAAACCGAAGAAGCTGGTGCCGAAATTGTTTTAATCGGGCAACCAAATATGGTAGAAAAAAAACTCGATAATAAAATTGCTGTACCGAATGTTTTAAGTTTTTTAACCTATCAAGAATGGGACAAGCAAGTACCAGGGATGGATCAATTTAAAAAAGAAGAATTACCAGATAATATTCCTGCACTTTATTATTCGTATCATATTATGGTAGGTTTAGGAACGATTTTTATCGGAATTATGGGACTGGCAGTTTTCTTTTTATATCGAAAAAAATTATACACTTTTAAGCCGTTATTATGGGTTTTAATGTTCTTAGTTCCTTTTCCTTATATCGCAAATATTACGGGCTGGTACACTGCCGAACTAGGAAGACAACCTTATTTAGTCTATGGATTATTAAAAACAAGTGATGGAATATCGCCAACTGTTTCTTCAGGAAATACCTTATTTACCCTTTTAGGATTTGTAGCGTTATATATATTACTCGGCATCTTATTTTTAATATTAGTTGGAAAAACAATTCATCAAGGACCTAAACATCAAACACATTAA
- the cydB gene encoding cytochrome d ubiquinol oxidase subunit II, whose translation MEVFWFIIIAIVLTVFFILDGYDFGAGIIHLFMAKTEKDKEVITKSAGLFWDSNEVWLVAAGGMLFMAFPTFYASVFSGFYLPLIIVLWLIIFRAIGLEFRGQFKFQMWKDIWDTSFGFSSLLLALFFGIALGNVVRGVNLGGVENGVSTYEAHYFFLPLWNSSFSPLNENPGVIDWFTLVIGIISVVTLAIHGANWIVLKTNSSINKKLKKTVFKLNILLIGLTIFSLILWQIVNPNSLNNFVKNPFLLIFPVIYLTGLIGLFFIQKLKKEIYAFTFSTLLILGGITSSLASIFPVILPSTNNINDPLTIYNTATTAYGLSVATYWGVIGFILLFVYMIVQKKIMGGKIDNMDYGH comes from the coding sequence ATGGAAGTATTTTGGTTTATAATCATCGCAATCGTTTTAACCGTTTTTTTTATTTTAGATGGCTATGATTTTGGTGCAGGTATTATTCATTTATTTATGGCTAAAACTGAAAAAGATAAAGAAGTAATTACAAAATCGGCAGGCTTATTTTGGGATTCTAACGAAGTTTGGCTTGTTGCTGCAGGCGGAATGCTTTTTATGGCATTTCCTACATTTTATGCTTCGGTATTTAGTGGTTTTTACTTGCCTTTAATAATAGTACTTTGGTTGATTATATTTAGAGCGATTGGTTTAGAATTTAGAGGACAATTTAAGTTTCAAATGTGGAAAGATATTTGGGATACTTCTTTTGGATTTTCAAGTTTATTGCTTGCATTGTTTTTTGGAATTGCCTTAGGAAATGTGGTTAGAGGTGTCAATTTAGGAGGCGTAGAAAATGGTGTTTCAACTTATGAAGCACACTATTTTTTCTTACCTCTTTGGAACAGTAGTTTTAGCCCATTAAATGAAAACCCTGGTGTTATTGATTGGTTTACCCTTGTTATAGGAATTATTTCAGTGGTTACTTTGGCTATTCACGGAGCAAATTGGATTGTTTTAAAAACAAATTCATCAATTAACAAAAAACTAAAAAAAACAGTTTTTAAATTAAATATTTTGCTGATTGGCTTAACCATATTTTCATTAATTCTTTGGCAAATTGTAAACCCAAATTCATTAAATAATTTTGTTAAAAACCCTTTTTTATTGATTTTTCCGGTTATTTATTTAACAGGATTAATTGGCTTATTTTTTATTCAAAAATTAAAGAAGGAAATATATGCATTTACTTTTTCGACCTTGTTGATTCTTGGTGGAATAACATCTTCATTAGCATCAATATTTCCTGTAATTTTACCATCAACAAATAATATAAATGATCCCTTAACTATTTATAATACAGCTACAACAGCCTACGGATTATCAGTAGCAACTTATTGGGGCGTAATTGGTTTTATCTTGCTTTTTGTATATATGATTGTACAAAAAAAGATCATGGGAGGAAAAATAGACAACATGGATTACGGACATTAA
- a CDS encoding alpha/beta fold hydrolase — protein sequence MKKTTLLKLILPLFIFLMSNINTQAQFKTPYGNNKAVGKYVKINKAKIYFEEYGEGEPLLIIHNCGADIKAMEYQIDYFKDKFRVIAVDSRGQGKSELKTKNLTYSLMAKDLDGLIKHLKLDSINILGWSDGGIVGLKMGINNKTKIKKIVTMGVNLRLDTTAVNSWAIDQVKEMHSETIAMIKKGDHSKNWEKELQLDKLLLDQPDISHADLKKINAAVLITIGDRDIIKNEHAVEIFNNLPKAQLCIMPGSNHGIPRNNAKTFNEIADKFLSTEFDYSAKE from the coding sequence ATGAAAAAAACAACATTGCTAAAACTTATTTTACCTCTTTTTATTTTTTTAATGAGCAATATCAATACTCAAGCTCAATTTAAAACACCTTACGGAAACAATAAAGCAGTCGGAAAATATGTGAAAATAAATAAAGCAAAAATTTATTTTGAAGAATATGGAGAAGGCGAACCTTTATTAATAATTCATAATTGTGGTGCTGATATTAAAGCGATGGAATATCAAATTGATTATTTTAAAGATAAATTTAGAGTAATTGCTGTAGATAGTAGAGGTCAAGGGAAATCTGAATTAAAAACAAAAAACTTAACATACAGCTTAATGGCTAAAGATTTAGATGGACTTATAAAACATTTAAAACTAGACTCTATAAATATTCTTGGTTGGAGTGATGGCGGAATTGTTGGCTTAAAAATGGGTATCAACAATAAAACTAAAATCAAAAAAATAGTTACAATGGGTGTCAATTTAAGACTAGATACTACTGCTGTTAATAGTTGGGCAATTGACCAAGTTAAAGAAATGCACTCAGAAACAATAGCTATGATTAAAAAAGGTGATCACTCTAAAAACTGGGAAAAAGAATTACAATTAGACAAACTATTATTAGATCAACCAGATATAAGTCATGCTGACTTAAAAAAAATTAATGCAGCTGTATTAATCACTATTGGTGATAGAGATATTATTAAAAACGAACATGCTGTTGAAATATTTAATAATTTACCTAAAGCACAACTATGTATAATGCCTGGTTCTAATCACGGAATACCACGTAATAATGCAAAAACATTTAATGAAATAGCTGATAAATTTTTAAGTACCGAATTTGATTACAGTGCTAAAGAATAA
- a CDS encoding tRNA1(Val) (adenine(37)-N6)-methyltransferase: MKPFQFKEFSVHQDKTAMKIGTDAVLLGAWCSLGEYPDTLLDIGSGTGVISLMLAQRSDAMTVDAVEIDEEAYEQTVANFEESPWGDRLFCYNSSFTDFAQEIAEEEEQYDVIVSNPPFYTDTYETASEARNKARFTSSLSFEELVKGVAEILSKKGIFSVIIPFKEEANFVSLALKSKLFLNKVCHVKGNEVSEIKRSLLAFSFNERVIEKETLIIEKERHQYTDAYINLTKYFYLKM; encoded by the coding sequence ATGAAGCCATTCCAATTTAAAGAATTTTCAGTACATCAAGATAAAACAGCTATGAAAATTGGTACAGATGCCGTTTTATTAGGTGCTTGGTGTTCATTAGGTGAATACCCAGATACGCTTTTAGACATCGGTTCAGGTACAGGAGTTATATCGCTAATGTTAGCACAGCGAAGCGATGCTATGACGGTTGATGCTGTTGAAATTGATGAAGAAGCCTATGAGCAAACTGTGGCTAATTTTGAGGAGTCACCTTGGGGTGATCGTTTGTTTTGTTACAACAGCTCTTTTACTGATTTTGCTCAAGAAATAGCAGAAGAAGAGGAGCAATATGATGTGATAGTTTCGAATCCGCCATTTTATACCGATACTTACGAAACAGCAAGTGAAGCCAGAAACAAAGCCCGTTTTACTTCTTCTTTATCTTTTGAAGAACTAGTAAAAGGTGTTGCTGAAATTTTATCAAAAAAAGGAATTTTTTCAGTAATTATTCCTTTTAAAGAAGAAGCTAATTTTGTCAGTTTAGCTTTAAAATCAAAGCTATTTTTAAATAAGGTTTGTCATGTAAAAGGTAATGAAGTTTCTGAAATAAAAAGAAGTTTATTGGCGTTTTCTTTTAATGAAAGAGTAATTGAAAAAGAAACTTTAATTATAGAAAAAGAAAGGCACCAGTATACTGATGCCTATATAAATCTTACAAAATATTTTTATTTAAAAATGTAA
- a CDS encoding C10 family peptidase has translation MKKLSILLKLTLLILTFIISSCSKQDDLNLKNSTTPKSFISLSKAKDIASKLNFSKGKNKIIETITPVKSNKNITSFYVVNYKNGGFVLLAADNKSEPILAYSEKNNFLIEDQKSLYPKGLGFWIKNTKNNISKLQNSDIKQSKEQKNSWKPNEIQNKIFNKQLTLAKGITKKITKVGPLTTTEWSQTNGFNNSLDNIKCGDTYKKVAAGCVPIAVAQFMKYFKYPKYSKYPTTYYKWDLMLDNESTIYTQDLIKDIHNNLKLKPNSINYKCDETYTKYSDIKEVLRLKFRYRDIYQHSYDSEYLIKQLKVNNIVLLSGNDINNHKIGHMWICDGYEKINDTTYNLHN, from the coding sequence ATGAAAAAATTATCAATTTTATTAAAACTAACACTATTAATATTAACCTTTATTATTTCTTCTTGCTCTAAACAAGATGATTTAAACTTAAAAAATTCTACCACCCCTAAAAGTTTTATATCTTTATCTAAAGCTAAAGATATTGCAAGTAAATTAAATTTTTCAAAAGGAAAAAACAAAATTATTGAGACTATTACTCCTGTAAAAAGCAATAAAAATATAACCTCTTTTTATGTAGTTAACTATAAAAATGGAGGATTTGTTTTATTAGCTGCAGATAATAAATCTGAGCCTATTTTAGCCTATTCTGAAAAAAATAATTTTCTTATAGAAGATCAAAAATCTTTATACCCAAAAGGATTAGGATTTTGGATAAAAAACACAAAAAACAATATATCTAAACTTCAAAATTCTGATATAAAACAATCTAAAGAGCAAAAAAATAGTTGGAAACCAAATGAGATACAAAATAAAATATTTAACAAACAACTTACTTTGGCAAAAGGAATCACCAAAAAAATCACCAAAGTTGGTCCTTTAACCACTACAGAATGGTCTCAAACCAATGGTTTTAATAACTCATTAGATAATATAAAATGTGGGGATACTTATAAAAAAGTTGCTGCAGGTTGTGTACCCATTGCAGTTGCTCAATTTATGAAATATTTTAAATACCCAAAATATTCTAAATATCCAACCACTTATTATAAATGGGATTTAATGCTTGATAATGAATCAACTATCTATACTCAAGATTTAATAAAAGACATCCATAATAATCTAAAATTAAAACCTAATAGTATAAATTATAAATGTGATGAAACATACACGAAATACTCAGATATTAAAGAAGTATTAAGACTAAAATTTCGATATAGAGATATCTACCAACATTCATATGATTCAGAATACCTTATAAAGCAATTAAAAGTTAATAATATTGTTCTTTTAAGTGGAAATGACATTAACAATCATAAGATAGGACACATGTGGATATGTGATGGTTATGAAAAAATTAATGATACTACATATAATTTACACAATTGA
- the mnmD gene encoding tRNA (5-methylaminomethyl-2-thiouridine)(34)-methyltransferase MnmD, with protein sequence MKREIIITSDGSTTIHLPDWNEQYHSKHGAIQEAYHVFIKSGLALQTKPEISILEIGFGTGLNCFITFLERESESIKKINYVGVEAYPVINEEVKKLNYVAELNAVKHQAIFDNMHDFSWDKKNEITPDFSLTKRQQFFKDIDDKEQFDLVYFDAFAAEHQPDLWTEAIFKSMFEALKENGILVTYCAKGSVRRAMQAVGFIVERLAGPPGKREMLRGIKNI encoded by the coding sequence ATCAAAAGAGAAATAATTATTACGTCTGATGGTTCAACAACTATCCATTTACCTGATTGGAATGAGCAATATCATTCTAAGCATGGAGCTATTCAAGAAGCATATCACGTTTTCATAAAAAGCGGATTAGCATTGCAAACAAAACCAGAAATTTCAATTTTAGAAATAGGTTTTGGTACTGGTTTAAACTGTTTTATTACTTTTTTAGAAAGAGAGTCTGAAAGTATTAAAAAGATTAATTATGTTGGAGTAGAAGCGTATCCTGTAATAAATGAGGAGGTTAAAAAACTAAATTACGTAGCAGAATTAAATGCTGTAAAACATCAAGCTATTTTTGATAATATGCATGATTTTTCTTGGGATAAAAAAAATGAAATTACACCTGATTTTAGTTTAACTAAGCGTCAACAATTTTTTAAAGATATTGATGATAAAGAACAGTTTGATTTAGTTTATTTTGATGCTTTTGCAGCAGAACATCAACCTGATTTATGGACGGAAGCAATTTTTAAAAGTATGTTTGAAGCTTTAAAAGAAAACGGAATTTTGGTCACTTATTGTGCAAAAGGTAGTGTACGACGTGCGATGCAAGCCGTTGGATTTATAGTTGAACGCTTGGCAGGTCCTCCAGGAAAAAGAGAAATGTTACGTGGTATTAAAAATATTTAA